In a genomic window of Seriola aureovittata isolate HTS-2021-v1 ecotype China chromosome 11, ASM2101889v1, whole genome shotgun sequence:
- the hat1 gene encoding histone acetyltransferase type B catalytic subunit isoform X2: protein MEKKLAEYKCDTNEAICLKLVRFPEDVDDDGTTFHPEYSHQIFGDDEVAFGYKGLQIQLFYTAGNLSTLFKVKYSSKVTETFDCVEPDDVEGKIREIVPAGFTCNTDDFISLLEKEANFKPFGTLLHTYTVHSEEAGELTYQIHKADITCSGFQEYHERLQTFLMWFIETASFIDADDDRWDFFLVFEKYNKDGETLYATVGYMTVYNYYVYPDKTRPRVSQMLVLPPFQGEGHGAQLLEAVHRFYCSLPKVQDITAEDPSENYVKLRDYVLVKLCQGLPSFAVDKLHLGFSADMIKEAQDKLKINKKHARRVYEILRLRATDMSDEEKAREYRLEVKKRLFGPYRKNQRELTKMRKCLRPEELVSHMGQMDTQTQHEELEKSYQVVVEDYRRIIERLATQA from the exons ATGGAGAAAAAACTGGCTGAATACAAGTGTGACACCAATGAAGCTATATGCTTGAAGCTTG ttcGCTTTCCAGaggatgttgatgatgatggcaCTACATTCCACCCCGAGTACAGCCACCAAATATTTGGAGAcga TGAGGTTGCTTTCGGATACAAAGGTCTTCAGATACAGCTGTTCTACACTGCTGGAAACCTGAGCACCCTCTTCAAAGTGAAATACTCCTCAAAAGTTACTGAGACGTTCGATTGTGTGGAG CCTGATGATGTTGAGGGGAAAATCCGGGAAATTGTTCCTGCTGGGTTCACCTGCAACACTGATGACTTCATCTCACTGCTGGAGAAGGAGGCCAATTTCAAGCCCTTCGGCACCCTGCTTCACACATACACGGTCCACAGCGAGGAGGCAGGAGAACTCACATACCAGATCCACAAG GCTGATATCACCTGTTCGGGATTCCAAGAGTACCACGAGCGCCTGCAGACCTTCCTCATGTGGTTCATTGAGACTGCCAGTTTCATCGATGCAGACGACGATCGTTGGGACTTCTTTCTTGT ATTTGAAAAGTACAATAAAGATGGGGAGACTCTCTACGCAACTGTTGGTTACATGACAGTTTATAATTACTACGTGTACCCAGACAAAACCCGACCACGTGTAAG CCAAATGTTGGTCCTGCCTCCGTTCCAAGGAGAGGGTCACGGAGCTCAGCTTCTGGAGGCGGTTCACAGATTTTATTGCAGCTTGCCCAAAGTACAAGACATCACAG CTGAAGACCCTTCTGAGAACTATGTGAAGCTGAGAGACTACGTGCTGGTCAAACTTTGTCAAGGCCTCCCGTCCTTCGCTGTCGACAAGCTGCACCTCGGCTTCTCAGCTGACATGATCAAAGAGGCGCAAGACAAGTTGAAAATCAACAAG AAACATGCAAGGCGAGTGTATGAAATTCTACGCCTGAGAGCAACAGACATGAGTGATGAAGAAAAAGCAAGAGAGTACCGTttggaggtgaagaagaggcTGTTTGGACCATACAGG AAGAATCAGAGGGAGCTGACAAAGATGAGGAAGTGCCTGCGGCCGGAGGAGCTGGTGTCCCACATGGGTCAGATGGACACTCAGACGCAGCAcgaggagctggagaagagtTATCAGGTTGTCGTGGAGGACTACAGGAGAATCATTGAGAGGCTTGCAACACAGGCCTGA
- the hat1 gene encoding histone acetyltransferase type B catalytic subunit isoform X1 has translation MAGVNTMEKKLAEYKCDTNEAICLKLVRFPEDVDDDGTTFHPEYSHQIFGDDEVAFGYKGLQIQLFYTAGNLSTLFKVKYSSKVTETFDCVEPDDVEGKIREIVPAGFTCNTDDFISLLEKEANFKPFGTLLHTYTVHSEEAGELTYQIHKADITCSGFQEYHERLQTFLMWFIETASFIDADDDRWDFFLVFEKYNKDGETLYATVGYMTVYNYYVYPDKTRPRVSQMLVLPPFQGEGHGAQLLEAVHRFYCSLPKVQDITAEDPSENYVKLRDYVLVKLCQGLPSFAVDKLHLGFSADMIKEAQDKLKINKKHARRVYEILRLRATDMSDEEKAREYRLEVKKRLFGPYRKNQRELTKMRKCLRPEELVSHMGQMDTQTQHEELEKSYQVVVEDYRRIIERLATQA, from the exons ATGGCGG GAGTGAATACCATGGAGAAAAAACTGGCTGAATACAAGTGTGACACCAATGAAGCTATATGCTTGAAGCTTG ttcGCTTTCCAGaggatgttgatgatgatggcaCTACATTCCACCCCGAGTACAGCCACCAAATATTTGGAGAcga TGAGGTTGCTTTCGGATACAAAGGTCTTCAGATACAGCTGTTCTACACTGCTGGAAACCTGAGCACCCTCTTCAAAGTGAAATACTCCTCAAAAGTTACTGAGACGTTCGATTGTGTGGAG CCTGATGATGTTGAGGGGAAAATCCGGGAAATTGTTCCTGCTGGGTTCACCTGCAACACTGATGACTTCATCTCACTGCTGGAGAAGGAGGCCAATTTCAAGCCCTTCGGCACCCTGCTTCACACATACACGGTCCACAGCGAGGAGGCAGGAGAACTCACATACCAGATCCACAAG GCTGATATCACCTGTTCGGGATTCCAAGAGTACCACGAGCGCCTGCAGACCTTCCTCATGTGGTTCATTGAGACTGCCAGTTTCATCGATGCAGACGACGATCGTTGGGACTTCTTTCTTGT ATTTGAAAAGTACAATAAAGATGGGGAGACTCTCTACGCAACTGTTGGTTACATGACAGTTTATAATTACTACGTGTACCCAGACAAAACCCGACCACGTGTAAG CCAAATGTTGGTCCTGCCTCCGTTCCAAGGAGAGGGTCACGGAGCTCAGCTTCTGGAGGCGGTTCACAGATTTTATTGCAGCTTGCCCAAAGTACAAGACATCACAG CTGAAGACCCTTCTGAGAACTATGTGAAGCTGAGAGACTACGTGCTGGTCAAACTTTGTCAAGGCCTCCCGTCCTTCGCTGTCGACAAGCTGCACCTCGGCTTCTCAGCTGACATGATCAAAGAGGCGCAAGACAAGTTGAAAATCAACAAG AAACATGCAAGGCGAGTGTATGAAATTCTACGCCTGAGAGCAACAGACATGAGTGATGAAGAAAAAGCAAGAGAGTACCGTttggaggtgaagaagaggcTGTTTGGACCATACAGG AAGAATCAGAGGGAGCTGACAAAGATGAGGAAGTGCCTGCGGCCGGAGGAGCTGGTGTCCCACATGGGTCAGATGGACACTCAGACGCAGCAcgaggagctggagaagagtTATCAGGTTGTCGTGGAGGACTACAGGAGAATCATTGAGAGGCTTGCAACACAGGCCTGA